Proteins encoded by one window of Myxococcales bacterium:
- a CDS encoding TatD family hydrolase, which produces MSPLVDIGANLTNKAFRADRDAVLRRASAAGVGTVIVTGTSAESSRAAWELASRPRDFGPRLYATAGIHPHHASAAGPSALRELRELCEQPTTRAHVVAVGECGLDYDRDFSPRDAQRRALEAQLELAADLQLPVFLHERAAHADFMAILARYRPRLTRAVVHCFTGEAAALRAYLDLDLHIGLTGWICDERRGTHLRGLVGGIPADRLMLETDAPYILPRDLRPRPASHRNEPAMLPHVLATVAACRGETPAALASTSTETARAFFDLRE; this is translated from the coding sequence GTGAGCCCGCTCGTGGACATCGGCGCGAACCTCACGAACAAGGCCTTCCGCGCCGATCGCGACGCTGTGCTGCGGCGCGCCTCGGCCGCCGGCGTGGGCACGGTCATCGTGACGGGCACGAGCGCCGAGAGCAGCCGGGCCGCGTGGGAGCTCGCGTCGCGGCCGCGCGACTTCGGGCCGCGTCTCTACGCGACCGCCGGCATCCACCCGCACCACGCCAGCGCCGCGGGACCGAGCGCGCTCCGCGAGCTGCGCGAGCTCTGCGAACAGCCAACCACGCGGGCCCACGTGGTCGCCGTGGGCGAGTGCGGACTCGACTACGATCGCGACTTCTCCCCGCGCGACGCCCAGCGGCGCGCCCTCGAGGCCCAGCTCGAGCTCGCGGCGGACCTGCAGCTGCCGGTGTTCCTCCACGAGCGGGCAGCGCACGCCGACTTCATGGCCATTCTCGCGCGCTACCGGCCGCGGCTCACGCGCGCGGTGGTGCACTGTTTTACCGGCGAGGCGGCTGCGCTGCGGGCCTACCTGGACCTCGACCTCCACATCGGCCTCACGGGGTGGATCTGCGACGAGCGGCGGGGCACGCACCTCCGGGGCCTGGTGGGCGGTATCCCCGCCGATCGGCTCATGCTCGAGACAGATGCACCCTACATTCTTCCGCGCGATCTGCGGCCTCGGCCGGCGTCGCACCGCAACGAGCCGGCGATGCTCCCGCACGTCCTCGCCACGGTGGCGGCCTGTCGCGGCGAGACGCCCGCGGCGCTCGCGAGCACGAGCACCGAGACCGCGCGGGCGTTCTTCGACCTTCGCGAGTGA
- a CDS encoding TerB family tellurite resistance protein, with protein MVEPAVELAVELAKYDAPKLEAMIETLFLAAHADGEFSDAERAHFAKSVDSLTDNRLAGEPLAALLARIEAGVAASGREARLAAVRERLPAGKPREIALSLAIRLMASDGILRTTERELIMEAADALEVDRDVAADMVRDAASA; from the coding sequence ATGGTCGAACCTGCCGTGGAACTTGCCGTGGAACTTGCCAAGTATGACGCCCCCAAGCTCGAGGCGATGATCGAGACCCTCTTCCTCGCCGCCCACGCCGACGGGGAGTTCAGCGACGCCGAGCGCGCCCACTTCGCGAAGAGCGTCGACTCCCTCACCGACAACCGGCTCGCCGGCGAGCCGCTCGCGGCGCTGCTGGCGCGGATCGAGGCCGGCGTGGCCGCCTCGGGTCGCGAGGCGCGGCTCGCCGCGGTGAGAGAGCGGCTCCCCGCGGGCAAGCCCCGCGAGATCGCGCTTTCGCTCGCGATCCGACTCATGGCCTCCGACGGCATCCTCCGCACCACCGAGCGAGAGCTCATCATGGAGGCCGCCGACGCCCTCGAGGTCGATCGCGACGTCGCGGCCGACATGGTCCGCGACGCGGCGAGCGCGTAG
- the ffh gene encoding signal recognition particle protein — MFDAIAKGFRQAKNRLAGLTELSEANVETALREVRLSLLEADVEIGVVKTFLARVKAKALGEVVRIRAKGSDGETMKVSAGDQFTKICYDELVAFMAPPETPAITFATASGRPTGIMMVGLQGSGKTTTCAKLARSLKADGKKPLLVAADMQRPAAVEQLTVLGKSIGVPVFNIPGESPVTICAKAVAEAKSKGCDVIVFDTAGRLAIDEALMKELADIKESVAPENIFLVVDAMIGQDAVKVSKGFHDRLSLTGVVLTKLDGDARGGAALSVKEVTGAPVRFVGMGEGTDKFEEFRPEGMASRVLGMGDVVGLMKDFQGVIDEKKAAEDAAKMLSGNFTLGDFLDQIRMIKKMGSLNDIVAKMPGMEQMVPPGVSLDDHELVRIEAMIQSFTRFERDDPYALVRDPSRVARVAKGSGQTEQAVQELVQKFLFMKQMMDGMGGGMGGLGGLLGKLPGGKQLQMAKQLKKMAAGGGMPGGFPGMGGMGGMPGMGGMPGMPGMGGFPGMPGMGGFPGMGGGFPGMPNMFGGADPESLTKMKTLSAAEKNAKKAARKREKDARKKGRR; from the coding sequence ATGTTCGACGCCATCGCCAAAGGGTTTCGCCAAGCCAAGAATCGCCTCGCCGGGCTCACAGAGCTCTCCGAGGCCAACGTCGAGACCGCGCTCCGCGAGGTGAGGCTCTCTCTCCTCGAGGCCGACGTCGAGATCGGCGTGGTGAAGACCTTCCTCGCGCGCGTGAAGGCGAAGGCGCTCGGCGAGGTCGTGCGCATCCGCGCGAAGGGCAGCGACGGCGAGACCATGAAGGTGTCGGCCGGCGATCAGTTCACGAAGATTTGCTACGACGAGCTCGTGGCCTTCATGGCCCCGCCGGAGACGCCGGCGATCACGTTCGCCACCGCCTCCGGGCGGCCGACGGGCATCATGATGGTCGGCCTCCAGGGGTCGGGAAAGACCACCACCTGCGCCAAGCTCGCGCGGTCGCTCAAGGCCGACGGCAAGAAGCCCCTGCTCGTGGCGGCCGACATGCAGCGCCCAGCCGCCGTCGAGCAGCTCACGGTGCTCGGCAAGAGCATCGGCGTGCCGGTGTTCAACATCCCGGGCGAGAGCCCGGTCACCATCTGCGCCAAGGCGGTCGCCGAGGCGAAGTCGAAGGGCTGCGACGTCATCGTCTTCGACACCGCGGGTCGCCTCGCCATCGACGAGGCCCTCATGAAGGAGCTCGCCGACATCAAGGAGAGCGTCGCCCCGGAGAACATCTTCCTCGTGGTCGACGCCATGATCGGCCAAGACGCGGTGAAGGTCTCGAAGGGCTTCCACGATCGGCTCTCGCTCACGGGCGTCGTGCTCACCAAGCTCGACGGCGACGCGCGCGGCGGCGCCGCGCTCAGCGTGAAGGAGGTCACCGGCGCGCCGGTGCGGTTCGTTGGCATGGGCGAGGGCACCGACAAGTTCGAGGAGTTCCGGCCCGAAGGGATGGCGAGCCGGGTGCTCGGCATGGGCGACGTCGTCGGCCTCATGAAGGACTTTCAGGGCGTCATCGACGAGAAGAAGGCCGCAGAGGACGCGGCGAAGATGCTCTCGGGCAACTTCACCCTCGGCGACTTCCTCGACCAAATCCGCATGATCAAGAAGATGGGCAGCCTGAACGACATCGTCGCGAAGATGCCCGGCATGGAGCAGATGGTGCCGCCGGGCGTGAGCCTCGACGACCACGAGCTCGTGCGCATCGAGGCCATGATCCAGAGCTTTACGCGCTTCGAGCGCGACGATCCCTACGCCCTGGTGCGCGATCCGTCGCGCGTGGCGCGGGTGGCGAAGGGCTCCGGCCAGACCGAGCAGGCGGTGCAGGAGCTCGTCCAGAAGTTCCTCTTCATGAAGCAGATGATGGATGGCATGGGCGGAGGGATGGGTGGCCTCGGCGGTCTGCTCGGCAAGCTCCCGGGGGGCAAGCAGCTCCAGATGGCCAAGCAGCTCAAGAAGATGGCCGCCGGTGGGGGGATGCCCGGCGGGTTCCCCGGCATGGGCGGCATGGGCGGCATGCCCGGCATGGGCGGTATGCCTGGCATGCCTGGAATGGGCGGGTTCCCCGGCATGCCCGGCATGGGCGGGTTCCCCGGCATGGGCGGCGGGTTCCCGGGCATGCCCAACATGTTCGGGGGCGCCGACCCGGAGAGCCTCACCAAGATGAAGACCCTCAGCGCCGCCGAAAAGAACGCCAAGAAGGCGGCCCGGAAGCGTGAGAAAGACGCGCGAAAGAAGGGGCGGCGGTGA
- a CDS encoding carbohydrate-binding family 9-like protein, translating into MSMSSVLHASRRARSAFGAASLRVGLLGLASYASLAAVAAAVAVATLATTGCVGGSKTQSPEDKERLKSFVVDALPSTAKKLDANFENKIHLIGYRAEPESAPPGTEVKLTYYWRCDDPIEAGWALSTHIQHEGFERPDNADGVGALREWKDGVQIFGPSRWERGKIYVDEQTYRMPAELRGMDSLVYVSIWKNDARLRIISGPTDGENRALVVKLRTGVAPKAPGVPELEVKQLARGEKIVVDGKGDEAAWKTAPSTGAFVNVGTGAADHGPLGGSVKLAWDNENLYALFEVRDPAVTGGFTDAKAQPKRHTTTGQPMLWTGHTVEMMVDRVGDNASYYELQINPQNKIFRSRFAGYNAPRGGDYGPFGNEDWDPKLKSAVVVNGTIDKADDKDEGYVVEVAIPWKAYAFGLPEGTSPTPKSGDTWHFNFYAMQDNGGVAWSPILGQGNFHRASRFGKVRFVTDAPLAAADAGPGAPDASPGPDAGRAGAKAPPAKKK; encoded by the coding sequence GTGAGCATGTCATCGGTCTTGCATGCTTCGCGGCGCGCCCGGTCGGCCTTCGGGGCCGCCTCCCTGCGCGTCGGGCTCCTCGGCCTCGCGTCGTACGCGTCGCTCGCTGCGGTCGCGGCGGCGGTCGCGGTCGCCACGCTCGCCACGACGGGGTGCGTCGGCGGCTCGAAGACCCAGAGCCCGGAGGACAAAGAGCGGCTCAAGTCGTTCGTCGTCGATGCCTTGCCCAGCACGGCGAAGAAACTCGACGCCAATTTCGAGAATAAAATCCACCTCATAGGCTACCGGGCCGAGCCCGAGAGCGCCCCGCCGGGCACCGAGGTGAAGCTCACCTACTACTGGCGCTGCGACGACCCGATCGAGGCCGGGTGGGCGCTCTCCACGCACATCCAGCACGAGGGCTTCGAGCGCCCCGACAACGCCGACGGCGTCGGCGCGCTCCGCGAGTGGAAAGACGGCGTCCAGATCTTCGGCCCCTCCCGGTGGGAGCGCGGCAAGATCTACGTCGACGAGCAGACCTACCGCATGCCGGCGGAGCTCCGCGGCATGGACTCGCTCGTGTACGTGAGCATCTGGAAGAACGACGCGCGCCTGCGCATCATCAGCGGCCCCACCGACGGCGAGAACCGCGCCCTCGTGGTGAAGCTGCGCACGGGCGTGGCGCCGAAGGCGCCGGGCGTGCCCGAGCTCGAGGTGAAGCAGCTCGCGCGCGGCGAGAAGATCGTGGTCGACGGCAAGGGCGACGAGGCCGCGTGGAAGACCGCGCCGTCGACCGGGGCGTTCGTCAACGTGGGCACCGGCGCGGCCGACCACGGGCCGCTCGGCGGCTCCGTGAAGCTCGCGTGGGACAACGAGAACCTGTACGCGCTCTTCGAGGTGCGAGACCCCGCCGTGACCGGCGGCTTCACCGACGCGAAGGCCCAGCCGAAGCGCCACACGACGACGGGCCAGCCCATGCTGTGGACGGGGCACACGGTCGAGATGATGGTCGACCGGGTCGGCGACAACGCGAGCTACTACGAGCTGCAGATCAACCCGCAGAACAAAATCTTCAGGTCGCGCTTCGCGGGCTACAACGCGCCGCGCGGGGGCGACTACGGCCCGTTCGGCAACGAAGACTGGGATCCGAAGCTGAAGAGCGCCGTGGTGGTGAACGGCACGATCGACAAGGCCGACGACAAGGACGAGGGCTACGTCGTGGAGGTGGCCATCCCCTGGAAGGCCTACGCGTTCGGGCTCCCGGAGGGCACTTCGCCGACGCCGAAGAGCGGCGACACGTGGCACTTCAACTTCTACGCGATGCAGGACAACGGCGGGGTCGCCTGGTCGCCCATCCTCGGGCAGGGCAATTTCCATCGCGCGAGTCGCTTCGGCAAGGTTCGCTTCGTGACCGACGCGCCGCTCGCGGCCGCAGACGCTGGGCCGGGCGCGCCCGACGCGTCGCCCGGGCCTGACGCTGGGCGCGCGGGCGCGAAGGCACCTCCGGCGAAGAAGAAGTAG
- a CDS encoding DUF2062 domain-containing protein codes for MRARLRAFFQHEKVKAVYHRLRGGELTPWRTAASVFVGVLVGTTPLYGLHFVLVMALCVPLRLDTAVAYVASNVSLPIFAPFINIAEVQLGAWLRTGAFIHLDRKDFEARGPFDYALELFLGTLLFSPASATVAGLLAYGGTLLARGRRREPSAMSATEAPDESVGSEPRAPS; via the coding sequence GTGCGCGCCCGGCTGCGGGCCTTCTTCCAGCACGAAAAGGTAAAGGCAGTTTATCATCGCCTGCGCGGCGGCGAGCTCACTCCCTGGCGGACGGCCGCGAGCGTCTTCGTCGGTGTGCTCGTGGGCACGACGCCCCTCTACGGGCTACACTTCGTCCTCGTGATGGCGCTGTGTGTGCCGCTGCGCCTGGACACAGCGGTCGCGTACGTCGCCTCGAACGTCTCCCTCCCGATCTTCGCGCCCTTCATCAACATCGCCGAGGTGCAGCTCGGCGCGTGGCTCCGCACGGGCGCGTTCATCCATCTCGACCGCAAAGACTTCGAGGCGCGCGGCCCCTTCGACTACGCGCTCGAGCTCTTCCTCGGGACGCTGCTGTTCAGCCCAGCGAGCGCGACCGTGGCGGGGCTGCTCGCGTACGGAGGAACGCTCCTCGCGCGAGGGAGGCGGCGTGAGCCGAGCGCGATGAGCGCGACCGAAGCACCGGACGAATCGGTGGGCTCCGAGCCTCGCGCCCCTTCTTAG
- a CDS encoding tetratricopeptide repeat protein produces MSTGRVKQLITLGREHYAKQEFELAEGQLREALAEGDRYADVHDMLGVICHARGNFVAAEHHFERALELNPAYTEAALNLAVTYNDRGKYDMAREVYAKIKVAPGVDIEPFARGKIANMHAEVGEAYADAGMLREAVREYETATKLCPGFADLHVRLAVLHRELGDHQGARLAYESAISAREGYVPARIGLGITLLSLGDTDGAAAQWQRALELEPESAQAKLYLRMLERTRTAPPPPPCPSPA; encoded by the coding sequence ATGTCCACGGGCCGCGTCAAGCAACTCATCACGCTCGGGCGAGAGCACTACGCGAAGCAGGAGTTCGAGCTCGCCGAGGGCCAGCTCCGTGAGGCCCTCGCCGAGGGCGACCGGTACGCCGATGTCCACGACATGCTCGGTGTGATCTGCCACGCGCGAGGGAATTTCGTGGCCGCCGAGCACCATTTCGAGCGCGCCCTGGAGCTGAACCCCGCTTACACCGAGGCCGCCCTGAACCTCGCCGTCACCTACAACGACCGCGGCAAGTACGACATGGCGCGCGAGGTGTACGCCAAGATCAAGGTCGCGCCGGGCGTCGACATCGAGCCGTTCGCACGCGGCAAGATCGCCAACATGCACGCCGAGGTCGGCGAGGCGTACGCGGACGCCGGAATGCTGCGGGAGGCCGTGCGCGAGTACGAGACCGCCACGAAGCTCTGCCCTGGGTTTGCCGATCTCCACGTGCGCCTCGCCGTGCTCCACCGCGAGCTCGGCGACCACCAAGGCGCGAGGCTGGCGTACGAGAGCGCGATCTCGGCCCGCGAGGGCTACGTCCCAGCCCGCATCGGCCTCGGCATCACCCTCCTATCACTCGGCGACACCGACGGCGCGGCCGCCCAGTGGCAGCGCGCGCTCGAGCTGGAGCCCGAGAGCGCCCAAGCCAAGCTCTACCTGCGCATGCTCGAGCGCACGCGCACGGCGCCGCCTCCGCCACCCTGCCCCAGCCCGGCGTGA
- a CDS encoding peptidoglycan DD-metalloendopeptidase family protein, producing the protein MTASDEGSEVPGATALPPVEPAQLSADGAVDVEPPRGDEVGIAGGDGGAPPRGKEEGAPAPVRGEGGSPAEAEGAPEGSPEAPSSPGGSPEVPETELPLVPAGLGGGLPMGRLLAFVAAVAVALSLTLAARVRRPAVPADAAVATEGLVDGGEVEPADAGGAVATGNALPGPKDPVAPASSAATWRVSTLKDDATVTFVEAPVGKRTLSGALAKAGLPTHEIHRLLKAFEGKRKLDRFRPKDTFAFALDKAKGRLLGFELTTAAFDVWQARPSDGAEGPGSGPLVVAKLDLAVERRKIAASFSVETELHDAVKKAGLDEDLLKRLDDALDGHFELAALRAGTRVRLVATEVRVEGAFSRYAHVDAVDVHPPAGAALRVYRFAGDDDDEDGHEAKGRRRKKRPAGFYDGKGHQPYHGGWRSPVPGARISSRFNPKRMHPVLHVVMPHNGIDFAAPTGAKVYAASGGTVVTAGNGGPCGNMVQIEHPGGLTTSYCHLSRFAGGLHAGQHVDTRQLVGYVGATGRVTGPHLHFALKKAGQFVDPMSLKMDGVRVLPPSERGAFSSARARLDRDLDAVSLPVANAVADAGARDEEVFEEAPDDAGDAGIPGDKAP; encoded by the coding sequence ATGACCGCCTCGGACGAGGGGAGCGAGGTGCCCGGCGCGACGGCGTTGCCTCCGGTCGAGCCGGCTCAGCTCTCGGCGGACGGCGCGGTCGACGTCGAGCCCCCCCGCGGCGATGAAGTGGGCATTGCCGGCGGAGACGGTGGCGCGCCGCCGCGCGGCAAGGAAGAGGGCGCGCCCGCGCCCGTGCGGGGGGAGGGCGGTTCGCCGGCCGAGGCCGAGGGAGCTCCCGAGGGATCGCCTGAGGCCCCAAGCTCGCCCGGGGGATCCCCCGAGGTCCCCGAGACCGAGCTCCCTCTGGTGCCCGCCGGGCTCGGCGGCGGCCTCCCCATGGGCCGCCTCCTGGCGTTCGTCGCCGCCGTCGCCGTGGCGCTGTCGCTCACGCTGGCGGCGCGGGTTCGCCGGCCGGCGGTGCCCGCCGACGCCGCGGTCGCCACCGAGGGACTGGTCGACGGGGGTGAGGTCGAGCCCGCCGATGCAGGCGGCGCCGTGGCGACCGGGAACGCGCTGCCCGGTCCGAAGGACCCGGTCGCGCCGGCGTCCTCCGCCGCGACCTGGCGGGTGAGCACGCTCAAGGACGACGCGACGGTCACGTTCGTGGAGGCTCCGGTGGGCAAGCGCACGCTCTCGGGCGCGCTCGCCAAGGCCGGGCTGCCGACCCACGAGATCCACCGCCTGCTCAAGGCCTTCGAGGGGAAGCGCAAGCTCGATCGATTCCGGCCCAAGGACACCTTCGCCTTCGCGCTCGACAAGGCCAAGGGGCGGCTCCTCGGCTTCGAGCTGACCACGGCCGCGTTCGACGTGTGGCAGGCGAGGCCGAGCGACGGCGCCGAAGGCCCTGGCAGCGGGCCGCTGGTGGTCGCGAAGCTCGACCTCGCCGTGGAGCGCAGGAAGATCGCGGCGTCCTTCTCGGTGGAGACCGAGCTCCACGACGCGGTGAAGAAGGCGGGGCTCGACGAGGACCTCCTGAAGCGCCTCGACGACGCGCTCGACGGGCACTTCGAGCTCGCGGCGTTGCGCGCGGGGACGCGCGTGCGGCTCGTCGCGACGGAGGTGCGCGTGGAGGGCGCCTTCTCGCGCTATGCGCATGTCGACGCCGTCGACGTGCACCCTCCGGCCGGGGCCGCGCTCCGCGTCTACCGGTTCGCCGGGGACGACGACGACGAGGACGGCCATGAGGCCAAGGGGCGGCGGCGCAAGAAGAGGCCGGCGGGCTTCTACGACGGCAAGGGGCACCAGCCTTACCACGGGGGGTGGCGATCACCTGTGCCAGGTGCCCGTATCTCCTCACGATTCAACCCGAAGAGGATGCACCCGGTGCTCCACGTGGTCATGCCCCACAACGGCATCGACTTCGCGGCTCCCACCGGCGCGAAGGTGTACGCCGCGTCGGGCGGCACTGTGGTCACCGCGGGCAACGGCGGGCCGTGCGGCAACATGGTGCAGATCGAGCATCCCGGCGGACTCACGACGTCGTATTGCCACCTCTCTCGCTTCGCCGGGGGTCTGCACGCGGGGCAGCACGTCGACACGCGCCAGCTCGTCGGTTATGTGGGCGCCACCGGTCGGGTGACCGGGCCGCACCTCCATTTCGCGTTGAAGAAAGCGGGGCAGTTCGTCGACCCCATGTCGCTCAAGATGGACGGCGTGCGGGTGCTCCCGCCCTCCGAGCGCGGGGCGTTCTCCTCGGCGCGCGCGCGCCTCGATCGGGATCTGGACGCCGTCTCGCTCCCGGTCGCGAACGCGGTCGCCGACGCCGGAGCGCGCGACGAGGAGGTGTTCGAGGAGGCTCCCGACGACGCCGGCGACGCGGGCATTCCAGGGGACAAGGCGCCGTGA
- a CDS encoding MCE family protein, which produces MATLTQGAKVGAFLLISAAGGLLVYRTVKKEVGDGTGYTVHAYLNDASGLAPHSRVTIAGIPVGSIQKISLEQGRARVDVRLAADVALNSSATLGVRSASLLGENIVVLTPGVGEPKKKDGDEIATLPEPKSFDNLKEQLSSIADDIKKVSHQLAESVGTDRGGQQIKDILRNVADATEQLDLAVRENRAGIRHTIDNVDRITSRGAPKVDAILENVRIITEDVKVMLAKTGAGAEGTESGELRQTIERINRASKSLESTLAHADNIAGRMDRGEGTLGRLSKDEALINEVQGVAEGVNDYVDSLRRLQTVVGLRSDYNYLSSTVKSYVELRLYPREDKYYLIELINDPRGITSYKQEDVDSTDPNKPPHSRTVTTTTQSSLRFTVQFAKRLGPFTGRFGIKESSGGLGWDTTLFRNRLEIVQDVFGFGEEAIPRYRVYAAWQFLDHFWLLGGVDHILLEQRRDFFMGLQLRFTDEDLKTILPFAGGVRP; this is translated from the coding sequence ATGGCCACGCTCACGCAAGGCGCCAAGGTCGGCGCGTTCCTGCTCATCTCCGCGGCCGGCGGGCTCCTCGTTTACCGCACCGTGAAGAAAGAGGTGGGCGACGGCACGGGGTACACCGTGCACGCCTACCTCAACGACGCGTCGGGCCTCGCGCCGCACTCGCGGGTGACCATCGCGGGCATCCCGGTGGGGAGCATCCAGAAGATCTCGCTCGAGCAGGGCCGCGCGCGCGTCGACGTGCGCCTCGCGGCAGACGTGGCGCTGAACTCGTCGGCCACCCTCGGCGTCCGCTCGGCGAGCCTCCTCGGCGAGAACATCGTCGTCCTCACTCCCGGTGTGGGGGAGCCCAAGAAGAAGGACGGCGACGAGATCGCGACGCTGCCGGAGCCGAAGAGCTTCGACAACCTCAAGGAGCAGCTCTCGTCGATCGCCGACGACATCAAGAAGGTGTCCCATCAGCTCGCCGAGTCGGTCGGCACCGACCGTGGCGGCCAGCAAATCAAGGACATTCTGCGAAACGTCGCCGACGCGACCGAGCAGCTCGATCTCGCGGTGCGAGAGAACCGCGCGGGCATCCGGCACACGATCGACAACGTCGACCGCATCACGTCGCGCGGCGCTCCGAAGGTCGACGCCATCCTCGAGAACGTCCGCATCATCACCGAGGACGTGAAGGTGATGCTCGCGAAGACCGGCGCTGGGGCCGAGGGCACCGAGAGCGGCGAGCTGCGCCAGACCATCGAGCGCATCAACCGCGCCTCCAAGAGCCTCGAGAGCACGCTCGCGCACGCCGACAACATCGCGGGTCGCATGGATCGCGGCGAGGGCACGCTCGGGCGTCTCTCGAAAGACGAGGCGCTCATCAACGAGGTGCAGGGGGTCGCCGAGGGCGTGAACGACTACGTCGACAGCCTCCGTAGGCTGCAGACCGTCGTGGGTCTGCGGTCGGACTACAACTACTTGTCGAGCACGGTGAAGAGCTACGTGGAGCTCCGGCTCTATCCGCGCGAGGACAAGTACTACCTGATCGAGCTCATCAACGATCCGCGCGGCATCACGAGCTACAAGCAGGAGGACGTCGACTCCACCGATCCGAACAAGCCGCCGCACTCGCGCACGGTCACCACCACCACGCAGTCGTCGCTGCGATTCACCGTCCAGTTCGCGAAGCGGCTCGGTCCGTTCACCGGTCGCTTCGGCATCAAGGAGTCGTCCGGTGGCCTCGGCTGGGACACCACGCTCTTCCGCAACCGCCTCGAGATCGTCCAGGACGTGTTCGGCTTCGGCGAAGAAGCGATCCCGCGCTACCGCGTGTATGCCGCGTGGCAGTTCCTGGATCACTTCTGGCTGCTCGGGGGCGTCGACCACATCCTGCTCGAGCAGCGCCGCGATTTCTTCATGGGCTTGCAGCTCCGCTTCACCGACGAAGATCTGAAGACCATTCTTCCGTTCGCGGGCGGCGTGCGCCCATGA
- a CDS encoding OmpA family protein: MSRRMHAIPTIRTAFSLLAAALPLVALGCQDPVLLPPKDQSSVTAPAPPKPAERPKLPTEAPNSPTASAVRISPEIIKTCGINDTDAHFAFDSADLRPGEQRGLDAVAACFTAGPLKGRTLRIVGHADPRGSAEYNVVLGQSRADAVSAYIVGKGLDRAKAQSSSRGEMDAAGTDEPSWAQDRRVDLLLAP; this comes from the coding sequence GTGAGCCGTCGCATGCACGCCATCCCCACCATCCGTACCGCGTTCTCGCTGCTGGCCGCGGCTCTGCCGCTCGTCGCCCTCGGGTGCCAAGACCCGGTGCTGCTCCCGCCCAAGGACCAGTCCTCGGTCACCGCGCCCGCGCCGCCCAAGCCCGCGGAGAGGCCGAAGCTGCCTACCGAGGCTCCAAACTCGCCCACCGCGAGCGCCGTCCGAATTTCACCCGAAATCATCAAGACTTGCGGCATCAACGACACCGACGCTCACTTCGCGTTCGACTCGGCGGACCTCCGCCCGGGCGAGCAGCGGGGGCTCGACGCGGTCGCCGCGTGCTTCACCGCCGGCCCGCTGAAGGGGCGCACCCTCCGGATCGTGGGTCACGCCGATCCGCGCGGGAGCGCCGAGTACAACGTGGTGCTCGGCCAGTCCCGCGCGGACGCGGTGTCCGCGTACATCGTGGGCAAGGGGCTCGATCGCGCGAAGGCGCAGTCGTCGAGCCGCGGCGAGATGGACGCGGCCGGCACCGACGAGCCCAGCTGGGCTCAGGATCGCCGCGTCGACCTCCTCCTGGCGCCGTGA